From Acetomicrobium thermoterrenum DSM 13490, the proteins below share one genomic window:
- the metX gene encoding homoserine O-acetyltransferase MetX, protein MVSKFLEETIGMVEIPELHLESGRVLKKVRQAYAVYGSLDARGVVLVCHALTGSHHVAGPDVPGLPEAWWDPLVGPGKAIDTERFCVLCFNVLGSPYGSTSPLSPCDDDGRPYGMRFPVFSVRDMVKAQHEALKIIGIEKLECVIGGSLGGMQALEWAVMFPEAVKRSVVIAAPAFTYPQAIAFNEVQRQAIMADPQWRGGDYYDSAPPERGLAIARMLAMITYRSEETFVKRYMRELAFGAPWDWDGKFKIETYIHHHGEKLVQRFDANCYLYLTRAMDLHDIGEGRGGVKKALSMIGGQLLAVGISSDLLFPNWQVEGIVSEAREAGVEAFYDEIESDNGHDAFLIDLDQLDDILRGFWKRTMLY, encoded by the coding sequence GTGGTAAGTAAGTTTCTGGAAGAAACCATTGGAATGGTCGAGATACCAGAGCTTCATTTGGAGTCCGGCAGGGTATTAAAAAAGGTCAGGCAGGCCTATGCCGTGTACGGGTCTTTAGATGCCAGAGGAGTGGTACTGGTATGTCATGCCCTTACCGGGAGCCATCATGTCGCCGGCCCTGATGTCCCCGGATTGCCTGAGGCGTGGTGGGATCCTTTGGTTGGCCCTGGCAAGGCCATCGATACAGAGAGGTTCTGCGTTCTTTGCTTCAACGTCTTGGGGAGCCCCTACGGGAGCACTTCGCCCTTGAGCCCTTGCGATGACGACGGGCGTCCCTACGGTATGCGTTTTCCTGTATTCTCCGTTAGGGATATGGTGAAAGCGCAGCATGAAGCCTTAAAGATCATTGGCATCGAGAAACTCGAATGTGTAATCGGAGGTTCTTTGGGCGGGATGCAAGCTTTGGAGTGGGCCGTGATGTTTCCTGAAGCCGTAAAACGTTCAGTAGTGATAGCAGCTCCCGCCTTTACGTATCCTCAGGCGATTGCATTCAACGAGGTTCAGCGCCAGGCGATAATGGCAGATCCCCAATGGCGAGGAGGAGATTATTACGATTCGGCTCCTCCGGAACGAGGACTCGCCATCGCGAGGATGTTGGCCATGATCACCTACAGGAGCGAGGAAACTTTTGTCAAAAGATACATGAGGGAGCTGGCCTTCGGCGCTCCCTGGGATTGGGACGGCAAATTCAAGATCGAGACCTATATTCACCATCATGGCGAAAAGTTGGTGCAAAGGTTTGATGCGAATTGCTATCTATACTTGACCAGGGCTATGGATTTGCACGATATAGGAGAGGGCAGGGGAGGGGTTAAGAAAGCGCTTTCAATGATTGGCGGCCAGCTTTTGGCCGTGGGCATATCGAGCGATCTTCTCTTTCCCAATTGGCAGGTTGAAGGGATAGTCTCCGAAGCCAGGGAAGCTGGCGTCGAAGCCTTTTACGACGAAATAGAGAGCGATAACGGGCATGACGCCTTTCTTATAGACTTGGATCAACTGGACGACATTTTGCGGGGTTTCTGGAAGAGGACTATGCTGTACTAA
- a CDS encoding O-acetylhomoserine aminocarboxypropyltransferase/cysteine synthase family protein — protein MEKDLKGFSTRALHSGWDHDPSTGSFGLPIYLTAGYKFGSAEEAASLFELKKEGFIYSRIGNPTVAAFEEVIADLESGSAAVATSSGQAAFNQLLSLICKKDDHVILGRKVYGGTLTLLSNIFSKFGVEVSVVDTDDPEEVAKAVSPKTRCIITETVGNPSLNVAPLEELAVIARDNEALLIVDNTFMSPALCRPVEWGANVVVHSATKYLSGFGNIIGGVVVDGGNVDWGSMKKWPEFTEPEEAYHGVVFSEAFGTKALATKLRACALRDIGGCMSPFDAYLLWMSIGTLSLRMKKHSENALAVARFLEEREEVAWVSYPGLESHPHHERAKKYFREGYGGMIAFCLKGGIEAGRKFLNSLNLFSIIANIGDARSMAIHPASTTHSQLSREELEKAGIEDGLVRLSIGLEDVEDIIDDLDRALSSI, from the coding sequence TTGGAAAAAGATTTAAAAGGATTTTCGACCAGGGCGCTTCACTCGGGGTGGGATCATGATCCGAGCACGGGATCCTTTGGACTTCCCATATATTTGACGGCGGGTTACAAGTTCGGTTCCGCCGAGGAGGCCGCGTCTCTGTTTGAGCTAAAAAAGGAAGGTTTCATATATTCTCGAATCGGAAACCCTACGGTGGCAGCTTTTGAAGAGGTAATTGCAGACCTTGAAAGTGGTTCGGCTGCCGTTGCCACTTCGTCGGGGCAGGCGGCCTTCAATCAATTGCTTTCTTTAATCTGCAAAAAGGACGACCACGTGATATTGGGACGCAAGGTATATGGCGGGACTTTGACTTTGCTTTCGAATATCTTTTCTAAATTCGGCGTGGAAGTAAGTGTCGTTGATACGGACGATCCGGAGGAAGTGGCAAAAGCTGTATCTCCGAAAACTCGTTGCATAATAACCGAGACAGTGGGAAATCCAAGCCTGAACGTAGCTCCCCTTGAGGAGCTTGCTGTCATAGCGAGAGATAACGAAGCCTTGCTGATAGTGGACAATACTTTCATGTCTCCTGCCCTCTGTCGGCCGGTGGAATGGGGCGCAAATGTAGTGGTCCATTCGGCTACTAAATATCTCAGCGGTTTTGGCAACATCATAGGGGGAGTAGTTGTAGACGGTGGTAACGTTGATTGGGGAAGTATGAAGAAATGGCCGGAATTTACCGAGCCGGAGGAGGCATATCACGGGGTGGTGTTTTCCGAGGCCTTCGGTACAAAAGCGCTGGCGACCAAGCTGCGTGCCTGCGCTCTGAGGGATATTGGAGGGTGCATGTCCCCCTTCGATGCCTATCTTCTTTGGATGAGCATCGGCACCTTGTCTCTCAGGATGAAAAAGCACAGCGAAAACGCCCTTGCCGTTGCCAGATTCCTGGAAGAACGCGAGGAAGTAGCTTGGGTATCCTATCCCGGCTTGGAGAGCCACCCCCATCACGAGAGGGCGAAAAAGTACTTCCGAGAGGGATATGGCGGCATGATAGCTTTCTGCTTGAAGGGAGGAATTGAGGCGGGGAGGAAGTTTCTGAACAGCTTGAACCTCTTTTCGATCATAGCGAACATAGGGGATGCCCGGAGCATGGCCATTCATCCTGCCTCAACCACCCACAGCCAACTAAGCAGAGAGGAGCTGGAAAAGGCGGGAATAGAGGACGGATTGGTGCGATTGAGCATAGGGCTTGAGGATGTAGAGGACATTATCGACGACCTCGATCGCGCCTTAAGTTCAATTTAA
- a CDS encoding amidohydrolase family protein, translating into MRIVDCHVHVYPPEVIRDWERIAESEPYFGMLARGKVHRWATADDVIAQMDADGIAQSLIFGFSFSDLALCKLCNDYVIRAVKEHPDRFKGMAVVPPLVKGAVKEIERCREEGLIGVGEIFPQGQDFDITDPRETWRLAAACYEMNMFVMIHTAEPVGHDYPGKGNVGPKEAAAFCLNHPEVKVIFAHFGGGLWIYEMMPEMKLALKNAYYDTAAAPFLYGPTIFKAIEAAGLAGKFLYGSDYPILSLERYKRLLAQLDMSDDFLKSIFGCNFEKFAASD; encoded by the coding sequence GTGAGGATCGTTGATTGTCATGTCCACGTATATCCTCCGGAGGTCATACGCGATTGGGAGAGGATCGCTGAAAGTGAGCCCTATTTCGGAATGCTCGCCAGAGGCAAGGTGCACAGATGGGCAACTGCGGATGACGTGATCGCTCAAATGGATGCCGATGGCATCGCCCAAAGCCTTATATTCGGTTTTTCCTTCAGCGATCTGGCTTTATGTAAGCTCTGCAACGATTACGTAATCCGAGCAGTGAAAGAGCACCCCGACCGTTTTAAGGGAATGGCGGTGGTGCCCCCCCTAGTGAAAGGCGCCGTAAAGGAGATAGAAAGATGCAGGGAGGAAGGGCTGATAGGGGTAGGCGAGATCTTTCCTCAAGGGCAGGATTTCGACATCACCGATCCCAGGGAAACGTGGAGGCTTGCTGCTGCGTGCTACGAGATGAACATGTTTGTGATGATTCATACCGCGGAACCCGTCGGCCATGATTACCCCGGAAAGGGTAATGTGGGTCCTAAGGAAGCGGCGGCCTTTTGTCTCAATCACCCTGAAGTAAAAGTGATCTTTGCACACTTCGGCGGCGGGCTTTGGATTTACGAGATGATGCCCGAGATGAAGCTCGCCCTAAAAAACGCATATTACGATACGGCAGCTGCTCCCTTTCTTTATGGCCCGACTATTTTTAAAGCCATCGAAGCGGCGGGATTGGCCGGAAAGTTCCTTTACGGGAGCGATTATCCCATTCTTTCGTTAGAGCGATATAAGAGGCTTTTAGCCCAACTTGATATGAGTGACGACTTTTTAAAGTCCATATTTGGCTGCAACTTTGAAAAGTTTGCAGCCTCCGATTGA
- the metF gene encoding methylenetetrahydrofolate reductase [NAD(P)H], producing MKIKDIFERNKFVFSFEIFPPKPTTPLDRIYSTLDDLKGLSPDFISVTYGAGGSTRDRSPQIAIDVKNVYDIESLAHLTCIGSTRDEVVGVVDLLLESGVHNILALRGDPPQEAVSPFVGGDFSHAIDLVKFLRERYGEKIAIGGAAYPEGHIECDDPIKDLHYLKQKVDAGVDFLVTQLFFDNELFYRFVERTSIAGIEVPISAGIMPVVNKNQIERIVTLCGASLPKKFVRILHRYADDPRSLEEAGIAYATDQIVDLIASGVRGIHLYTMNKAHVARKITSNIETLREGFVNDKNNEEALL from the coding sequence TTGAAAATCAAAGATATTTTTGAGAGGAATAAGTTCGTATTTTCTTTCGAGATTTTTCCTCCAAAGCCTACGACGCCTCTGGATAGGATTTACAGCACTTTGGATGACCTCAAAGGTCTGTCGCCCGACTTTATAAGTGTAACTTACGGCGCAGGCGGGTCAACCCGGGATAGGTCACCGCAGATAGCCATAGATGTTAAAAACGTCTATGACATCGAATCCCTAGCCCATTTGACATGCATCGGCTCTACGCGGGATGAGGTGGTGGGGGTGGTTGATCTTCTTCTAGAGAGTGGTGTTCATAACATTTTAGCCTTAAGAGGGGATCCTCCGCAGGAAGCCGTAAGCCCCTTTGTTGGAGGAGACTTTAGTCATGCTATCGATTTGGTTAAATTTTTACGAGAGAGGTACGGAGAGAAGATAGCGATTGGCGGGGCCGCCTATCCGGAAGGGCACATAGAGTGCGATGATCCGATTAAGGACCTGCACTATTTGAAGCAAAAAGTTGATGCCGGCGTGGATTTTTTGGTAACTCAACTGTTTTTCGACAACGAGCTCTTTTATCGTTTTGTTGAGCGGACGAGCATTGCGGGCATAGAAGTGCCCATATCGGCAGGAATTATGCCGGTGGTGAACAAAAATCAAATCGAAAGGATAGTAACCCTTTGCGGCGCCTCGCTGCCGAAGAAGTTCGTCAGGATTCTTCACAGGTACGCCGACGATCCTCGTTCACTGGAAGAAGCAGGCATTGCCTACGCGACGGACCAGATAGTGGATCTGATAGCCTCTGGAGTGAGAGGGATACATTTATATACGATGAATAAGGCACATGTTGCAAGAAAAATAACCTCTAACATAGAAACCCTGCGAGAGGGGTTCGTAAATGACAAAAATAATGAGGAGGCTCTTTTGTGA
- a CDS encoding homocysteine S-methyltransferase family protein produces MPLKFVDLITSLDRVLVLDGGMGTMLSEKGWRPPMLPEEMNLIAPDVVLDIHKEYLRSGASVVETNSFGASPIKLSYRGMGEKARRINEEAARIARRAAEGWDAYVAGSMGPLGELIRPLGNLSFEEAYEAYKEQAIGLRDGGVDFFLIETQMDIKEAKAAVLAIKDVAAHIPFVVSFTFERNGRTITGSPPEVVAHWARMIGACAVGVNCGFGPDLAREIVKKLYLNAGIPIFAYPNAGTPGKEDFDPREFAEEGRELIRAGASVVGGCCGTTPEHIAHLKGVASQEKPLRPRKVEKAALASRSRLVFAGAGEPIVVVGERINVSRKSPIRDEVAQYKWDALSEEARRQSSSGSQVIDVNISLPGIDRKRAIREAVEAVESACTLPISIDADEADVLEEGLIHVAGIPLINSVTAEREKLIKGIELAKRYGACLVVLAIDEDGISETVEGRIKAVEKVCALADEMSFSKSRLFVDPLTMSVAADGRAGVVTLEALRAFKKLDLFTIMGVSNVSHGLPNRPLLNNAFLTMAAGAGLDSVIANPLDESFASLMMACNLLVGRDKGASGYITWARSLKSEEKDTSSPEKKEGASSPIEQMKGMIVQGDRGGVLAVARRFLSEGGEPLALINDVVLPALEEVGRLYECGDYFLPQLISSAEAAQGVCDLVEQAVLSRGGTLKDRGCILMATVAGDIHDIGKNIVSMVLKSHGYKVIDLGKDVALEKILEEARKGEAQIVGLSALMTTTMSEMERVTRKIKGENLSVKVIIGGAAVSQNYADHIGADGYAPDALSAVRLVEKLLGR; encoded by the coding sequence TTGCCGCTGAAATTTGTTGACTTGATTACCTCCCTCGATAGGGTATTGGTGCTGGATGGCGGAATGGGCACTATGCTCTCCGAGAAGGGATGGCGGCCGCCAATGTTGCCGGAGGAGATGAATCTGATCGCCCCCGATGTAGTGCTCGATATCCACAAAGAGTACCTCAGATCCGGCGCTTCCGTCGTTGAGACCAACTCCTTTGGTGCGAGCCCGATAAAGCTGAGCTATAGGGGGATGGGCGAAAAGGCACGGCGGATAAATGAGGAGGCTGCACGCATTGCCAGACGAGCTGCAGAAGGATGGGACGCCTATGTGGCGGGTTCCATGGGTCCCTTGGGCGAACTTATAAGGCCTCTTGGAAACTTAAGTTTCGAAGAGGCCTACGAAGCATACAAAGAGCAGGCTATCGGGTTGAGAGACGGCGGAGTGGACTTTTTTCTGATCGAAACGCAGATGGACATAAAAGAGGCGAAGGCCGCTGTATTAGCCATTAAAGATGTAGCAGCCCATATTCCTTTCGTGGTTTCCTTCACCTTCGAACGCAATGGGCGTACCATAACTGGAAGTCCGCCGGAGGTGGTTGCCCACTGGGCGAGGATGATAGGAGCCTGTGCTGTGGGCGTTAACTGCGGCTTTGGACCGGATCTCGCAAGAGAAATAGTCAAGAAACTCTACCTTAATGCAGGAATCCCAATCTTTGCCTATCCGAACGCAGGTACCCCCGGAAAGGAGGACTTCGATCCAAGGGAATTTGCCGAGGAAGGGCGCGAATTAATTCGGGCGGGAGCTTCCGTCGTAGGCGGTTGCTGCGGCACAACCCCTGAACATATAGCTCATTTGAAAGGCGTTGCTTCGCAAGAAAAACCCCTACGTCCCCGGAAAGTCGAAAAGGCGGCCTTGGCAAGCAGGAGCAGGTTGGTTTTTGCGGGAGCCGGTGAGCCTATAGTCGTCGTAGGTGAAAGGATAAACGTATCGAGAAAGTCGCCCATAAGGGATGAGGTGGCTCAGTACAAGTGGGATGCCCTCTCGGAGGAGGCGAGAAGACAAAGCAGTTCAGGATCCCAGGTGATAGACGTCAATATCAGTCTGCCCGGCATCGACAGAAAAAGGGCGATCCGAGAGGCGGTCGAGGCCGTAGAAAGCGCCTGCACCCTCCCCATCTCCATTGATGCCGACGAAGCTGACGTCCTTGAGGAGGGGTTGATTCACGTTGCAGGAATTCCCTTGATTAATTCCGTGACTGCCGAAAGGGAAAAGTTAATTAAGGGCATAGAACTTGCAAAGAGGTACGGCGCTTGCCTGGTCGTGCTTGCCATAGACGAGGATGGTATATCGGAGACGGTGGAAGGGAGAATAAAGGCCGTAGAAAAGGTTTGCGCTCTTGCCGACGAGATGAGTTTTTCGAAATCGAGACTGTTCGTAGATCCCCTTACCATGTCAGTGGCCGCAGATGGGAGAGCCGGAGTTGTCACGCTAGAGGCACTCAGGGCGTTTAAAAAGCTTGACCTTTTTACCATAATGGGTGTCAGCAACGTATCGCACGGTTTGCCCAACAGGCCTCTTTTGAACAATGCTTTTCTCACCATGGCAGCAGGCGCTGGATTGGATTCGGTGATAGCAAACCCGTTGGACGAAAGCTTCGCTTCCCTGATGATGGCTTGCAATCTTTTGGTCGGACGGGATAAAGGGGCATCAGGCTATATAACTTGGGCGAGGTCTTTAAAGTCAGAGGAAAAAGACACCTCTTCCCCTGAGAAGAAGGAAGGCGCCTCGAGCCCGATAGAACAGATGAAGGGCATGATCGTACAGGGTGACAGGGGGGGCGTTTTGGCCGTCGCCAGGAGGTTTTTGAGCGAGGGAGGAGAGCCTTTGGCTCTGATAAATGACGTTGTCCTCCCCGCTTTGGAGGAGGTGGGCAGATTGTACGAATGTGGCGACTACTTCTTGCCCCAACTCATTTCTTCTGCCGAGGCGGCACAAGGCGTGTGCGATCTCGTGGAGCAAGCAGTATTAAGCAGAGGAGGAACCCTGAAAGACCGGGGATGCATCCTAATGGCCACGGTGGCGGGCGATATTCATGACATAGGAAAAAATATAGTATCCATGGTTTTGAAAAGCCATGGATACAAAGTTATAGATCTTGGCAAAGACGTGGCGCTGGAGAAGATACTCGAAGAGGCAAGGAAGGGAGAAGCCCAAATAGTAGGGTTGTCGGCCCTCATGACCACGACGATGAGTGAAATGGAGAGGGTAACAAGGAAAATCAAAGGAGAAAATCTGTCGGTCAAAGTTATAATAGGCGGAGCGGCGGTTTCGCAAAACTATGCCGACCATATAGGCGCAGACGGTTATGCTCCCGACGCCTTGAGCGCCGTTCGTCTGGTCGAAAAACTGCTTGGTCGATAA
- the dcd gene encoding dCTP deaminase, which yields MANVLGSNEIKNMLDRGDLIVTPLLDLNRQIGRASLDVRLGQDFVLFRKGQIPVMDVKRAFDNTAWVDYYDHIRTDYGQPFILHPGQFVLSSTLEFLRLPRNVMAYVIGRSSWGRAGLVIATATFVDPGFQGVITLELVNEGEVPLSLYPGTRIAQLVFHRLDGEVQAYKGKYAFDTKATASKAYEDEEVLRLTRREN from the coding sequence ATGGCGAACGTGCTTGGTTCAAATGAAATCAAAAACATGTTGGATAGGGGCGATTTAATCGTTACACCTTTGTTGGATTTAAATCGCCAGATCGGAAGGGCATCGCTCGATGTAAGGCTCGGGCAGGACTTCGTGCTCTTTAGAAAGGGTCAGATTCCGGTGATGGACGTAAAAAGAGCTTTCGACAACACAGCTTGGGTAGATTATTACGACCATATAAGGACTGATTATGGCCAGCCCTTTATATTGCATCCCGGCCAATTCGTTCTGAGCTCGACGTTGGAATTCCTTCGATTGCCTCGAAATGTCATGGCTTATGTCATAGGCAGGTCTTCCTGGGGAAGGGCAGGTCTCGTAATTGCTACGGCAACCTTCGTCGATCCAGGATTTCAAGGAGTTATAACTTTAGAGCTGGTCAACGAAGGAGAGGTGCCTCTTTCCCTGTATCCCGGAACGAGGATAGCTCAGCTTGTTTTTCACAGGCTCGACGGCGAAGTGCAAGCATACAAGGGCAAGTACGCCTTTGACACCAAGGCCACGGCCAGCAAGGCCTATGAGGACGAAGAAGTGCTGAGGCTCACTCGAAGGGAAAATTAA
- the nfi gene encoding deoxyribonuclease V (cleaves DNA at apurinic or apyrimidinic sites), giving the protein MKDLFEFPRDPKEAIELQKKICGFVITEDYCNIEKVRLIGGIDVAYKGRGAKEGCAVALVWDRHTGETVEAVYVEESINFPYIPGLLSFRELPIAIKAFDKLSLKADLWMIDGAGIAHPRRLGIAAHFGVVLDLPAIGVAKSRLIGSHLPVPRTKGSWVPLRQNGEVIGHVLRTRSDVRPLYVSPGHKVSLLQSANLVLACCSRYRLPEPTRLAHQLVTAKVRSN; this is encoded by the coding sequence GTGAAGGATTTGTTTGAATTCCCCCGAGACCCAAAAGAGGCTATCGAATTACAGAAGAAAATATGTGGCTTCGTGATAACAGAAGATTATTGCAATATTGAGAAGGTTAGGCTAATAGGCGGCATAGATGTAGCCTACAAGGGCAGGGGAGCAAAAGAGGGATGTGCCGTAGCCCTTGTATGGGATCGTCACACCGGCGAGACAGTGGAAGCTGTTTACGTCGAAGAAAGTATCAACTTTCCCTACATACCGGGCTTGCTTTCCTTCAGGGAACTGCCTATTGCAATAAAGGCTTTCGACAAATTATCACTGAAGGCAGACCTGTGGATGATAGACGGAGCCGGAATCGCACACCCCAGAAGATTGGGCATAGCTGCTCATTTCGGCGTAGTTTTGGACTTGCCTGCTATTGGAGTTGCTAAAAGTCGTTTGATAGGAAGCCACCTGCCTGTGCCACGGACAAAGGGGTCGTGGGTGCCGCTGCGACAGAATGGCGAAGTTATCGGACATGTCCTGCGAACGAGAAGTGACGTTCGACCCCTCTATGTGAGTCCTGGCCATAAAGTATCATTATTGCAATCTGCTAATTTGGTTTTAGCGTGTTGCAGTCGTTATCGCTTGCCTGAGCCCACCCGCCTGGCCCATCAGTTGGTAACTGCCAAGGTCCGTTCCAATTAA
- the rplL gene encoding 50S ribosomal protein L7/L12 encodes MTKEEIIKAVEEMTVLELSELVKALEDRFGVSAAAPVAMMAAAPAAGGAGAAAEEEEKTEFDVILKSIGANKINVIKVVREITSLGLKEAKDLVDGAPKPVKEGVSKEEAEEIKKKLEEAGAEVEVK; translated from the coding sequence ATGACGAAAGAAGAAATCATAAAGGCAGTTGAGGAGATGACTGTTCTAGAACTTTCAGAATTGGTGAAAGCCCTTGAGGATCGATTTGGAGTATCCGCTGCAGCTCCTGTTGCAATGATGGCTGCTGCTCCTGCTGCCGGCGGAGCCGGCGCTGCTGCCGAAGAGGAAGAGAAGACGGAGTTCGACGTAATTCTCAAATCCATAGGAGCGAACAAGATAAACGTCATAAAAGTAGTTCGCGAGATCACCAGCCTGGGCCTCAAGGAGGCCAAGGATTTGGTAGATGGCGCACCAAAGCCAGTAAAGGAAGGCGTTTCCAAGGAGGAAGCCGAAGAGATCAAGAAAAAACTGGAAGAGGCCGGCGCAGAAGTAGAAGTAAAGTAA
- the rplJ gene encoding 50S ribosomal protein L10 yields the protein MPSKANVQELQELIGLLQGSQAVFFCEYKGLTVEQIGQIRAKIREAQGLMRIAKNTLFSLALKEVGLPVPEEMLSGPNVFTIAYGDPVVVAKTLTDYIKTTKSEALKIKGALLEQRLLGPEDVSVLATLPSRDVLLAQVLGTMEAPIRGLVTVLSGNIRGLVTCLDQIAKAKEKEAA from the coding sequence ATGCCTTCAAAGGCGAACGTTCAGGAGTTACAAGAGTTGATCGGATTGCTTCAGGGATCTCAGGCGGTATTTTTCTGCGAGTACAAGGGGCTAACGGTGGAGCAGATAGGACAAATCAGGGCGAAGATCAGAGAAGCCCAGGGTTTGATGAGGATAGCGAAAAACACTCTCTTCAGCCTGGCCCTGAAGGAAGTCGGATTGCCGGTACCCGAGGAGATGCTCTCCGGCCCTAACGTTTTCACGATTGCCTATGGAGATCCGGTAGTAGTAGCTAAGACCTTAACGGATTACATTAAAACGACCAAGAGCGAGGCCTTGAAAATAAAGGGAGCTTTGCTTGAACAAAGGCTCTTAGGTCCGGAAGATGTCAGCGTTTTGGCCACCTTGCCATCGAGGGATGTGCTGTTGGCTCAGGTTTTGGGCACTATGGAAGCTCCGATAAGAGGACTTGTCACAGTGTTGTCCGGAAACATCCGAGGTTTGGTGACCTGTTTAGATCAGATCGCAAAGGCAAAGGAGAAAGAAGCAGCTTAA
- the rplA gene encoding 50S ribosomal protein L1, which yields MAKRSKRYLAMLEKVDKVKFYGLREALELLAEFPKAKFDETVEVHIRLGVDPRHADQQVRGTVSLPHGTGQEKRVLVIASGEKIKEAEEAGADFVGGEDMVQKIEGGWLDFDAVIATPDMMRVVGRLGRILGPRGLMPSAKTGTVTFDVGEAVREIKAGRIEFRVDRYGIIHVGIGKMSFTPDMLFDNAKTLLRAVLRARPAAVKGQYVRSITVAPTMGVGIKVDPARAQKELVEE from the coding sequence ATGGCAAAACGATCGAAACGTTATTTAGCAATGTTGGAGAAGGTCGATAAGGTAAAATTTTATGGCCTTAGAGAGGCGCTCGAGCTTTTGGCGGAATTCCCAAAGGCTAAGTTTGATGAGACTGTCGAGGTGCACATACGTTTGGGCGTAGACCCCCGTCATGCCGATCAGCAAGTTAGGGGTACGGTAAGCTTGCCCCATGGGACTGGTCAGGAGAAGAGAGTGCTCGTCATAGCTTCAGGAGAGAAGATCAAGGAAGCCGAAGAAGCCGGTGCCGATTTTGTCGGCGGGGAGGACATGGTTCAGAAGATCGAAGGTGGATGGCTGGATTTCGATGCAGTTATCGCTACGCCCGACATGATGCGCGTAGTAGGTCGTCTCGGACGAATCCTGGGCCCTCGCGGTTTGATGCCAAGCGCCAAGACAGGGACCGTTACCTTCGATGTGGGCGAAGCTGTTAGGGAAATCAAGGCAGGACGAATCGAGTTCCGTGTCGACAGGTACGGAATCATTCATGTGGGAATCGGCAAGATGAGCTTTACACCGGACATGTTATTCGATAATGCAAAAACGCTTTTGCGTGCAGTGCTCCGTGCCCGCCCCGCTGCCGTTAAGGGACAGTACGTACGAAGTATTACCGTAGCTCCAACTATGGGCGTTGGGATCAAGGTCGATCCTGCAAGAGCTCAAAAGGAGTTGGTAGAAGAATAG
- the rplK gene encoding 50S ribosomal protein L11, translating into MAKKVVAQIKLQLPAGKATPAPPVGPALGQHGVNIMEFCKQFNAKTADDAGMIIPVVLTVYADRSFTFELKTPPASILLKKAAGVEKGSGEPNRNKVGKVTREQVREIAKTKMQDLNANDIEAAMRMIEGTARSMGIEVVG; encoded by the coding sequence ATGGCAAAAAAGGTGGTAGCACAGATAAAGCTGCAGTTGCCGGCGGGCAAGGCCACTCCAGCACCGCCAGTGGGTCCTGCCCTTGGCCAGCACGGCGTAAATATTATGGAATTTTGCAAACAGTTCAACGCAAAGACCGCAGACGATGCAGGCATGATAATTCCTGTCGTGCTGACCGTTTATGCCGACAGAAGCTTTACCTTCGAACTTAAAACGCCGCCAGCCAGTATACTGCTCAAGAAAGCTGCCGGGGTCGAGAAGGGTTCGGGCGAACCAAACAGGAACAAGGTCGGCAAGGTCACGAGGGAACAGGTAAGGGAAATAGCCAAGACCAAGATGCAGGATTTAAATGCCAACGACATCGAGGCAGCTATGCGCATGATCGAGGGAACGGCCCGATCTATGGGCATAGAAGTGGTAGGTTAG
- the nusG gene encoding transcription termination/antitermination protein NusG, which produces MSDKNERRWYVIQTYAGYENKVKANLEQRIATMGMEDKIFRVLVPMEERVYVKDGKQKKVKRKVFPGYILVEMILDDQSWYVVRHTPGVTGFVGAGNNPIPLSDREVQDVFAKIGREQMKPKVEIDLKPGDVIRVKSGPFEGQAGTVVEVIPEKGKVKFSVTLFGRETIVEADYNDLTKI; this is translated from the coding sequence ATGAAAACAAGGTCAAAGCCAATCTTGAACAGCGTATAGCTACCATGGGCATGGAGGATAAAATATTTAGAGTGCTCGTGCCGATGGAAGAGAGAGTATATGTCAAGGACGGGAAACAGAAGAAAGTAAAGAGAAAAGTATTTCCCGGCTATATCCTCGTGGAGATGATCCTTGACGACCAATCTTGGTATGTAGTGAGACATACGCCGGGCGTTACGGGTTTTGTTGGAGCCGGAAATAACCCTATACCTTTATCCGATAGAGAGGTACAGGATGTATTCGCCAAGATTGGCAGGGAACAAATGAAGCCGAAGGTGGAAATCGATCTCAAGCCGGGAGACGTGATTCGCGTGAAGAGCGGGCCCTTTGAAGGGCAGGCTGGTACGGTTGTCGAGGTCATTCCGGAGAAGGGAAAGGTCAAATTTTCGGTCACGCTTTTCGGTCGCGAGACTATTGTCGAGGCCGATTACAATGATTTGACCAAAATATAA